The Humulus lupulus chromosome 7, drHumLupu1.1, whole genome shotgun sequence region aaaaaaaagagccAAGGGGTATCTCAATGGCAATTTGAACAAAATTAGAtgggaaattcacaaaaattcttaagatttttttaaaaaaatactaaaaatacataATACTAAAAAAGTTTATAAAAATGTGAAGGAGCATAACCGTAAAtacgattttttttttcttttgtatacaaaatttataaatttgtaaaaatacaatttttttgcaactaaaatttacaagtttgtaactatATGTTACgtttttgtaaacaacatttatagactaaataaaaaaaattgtagttagagctgtaaatgtgggccggcccggcccacattttcgtgcctccgaTAAATTTGGGCTAGGCCCAGCCCATATTCAATTCGTGCCGGGCCGGGGcggcccatttttgaaagagtaggcccagcacagtccatgggcccggcccatgtcATGCCGTGCTCATGCCgtgtcgggccggcccactttctatattgtgaaaattacacctagtacccaatttaagttaacctctttaatttttacccaccttttaaaactctttgattaatacCCAAACTATTAATGACTCTACCCATTATACAGTGGTCTAGTGGAACTGACAGTGGAATATTATTTAAAGAGGGAAGTAAATGACACGACAGAGGCAAAGATTGAGATTTTTACATTGGACTTCTGGTAGTGTTTTAAGGGTAATATGGGAAATGTGCTTAAAAAAGTGGGTAATATTCAACTAAATATTATTAGTAGctatttttagttaactaatcctaAAAGTGGATATTTTTCAAGTTATCCCTTCTATATTCgcgcccaaatttgggcccacttttttttttttgctaaaaaatgtgagatggagaattgaaccctccacctcctctttagcCATCAATagacttaccaccaaaccaaatacatttctttgtttaaattataattttagatatttttatatactttttaacaatattttacacaaaattatatcaaagataattattagaattttaatacctactaataaatgctaaaaatttaactaaaaaatcttaaaataaattaatataattataaaaatataaacattgagaaaaataagacatatatcatcattttaatttattaattattgacaaataaaaatttattatgattattaatgtcaaaatatcgggttttttatcgtgtcgtgctttcggccTAGTTTGTTcatgctttcgtgtcgtgccttcgggcttgtcgtgccgtgccgtgctaagcccgtgtcatgccgtgcctggcccaagcccatattttttatTGACGTGTCTGGCCCAAGCTTATATTTTTTCGTGctgtgtcgtgctcgtgccggtttcgtgccgtgctcaaaaattcggcccgtatttacagctctaattGTAGTAGACGGTTACTGAACCGTTaccaatatttttgtaatttttctaaaATTCCCTATTTTTCAAATTTGTTTTTGaaaaatgtgtaatttttcctTCACCATACTCCAAAAGTATAATTTATAATTAGCTAAAATAGTTCAATAATGGTTCATTTGGTAAAggaatactattttttttttgcagcaaGGAATATCAAAACTTAAAGGTGTTCAAATGGAAATTTTTAATTCCCATACAAAATGACATTTGTCTAATTTTCTTTTAAAGATAAATAAAGTAAAAGGAACAATTCGAAACTCTGAGGGACACATCAGACACTttgattttaaacaatttattattattattatcattgttttttttactaaggaaatttatttatttatatttggtCATGGTGAATAAGTACTAAAGGGAACTATCCTCAATGACCCTATTATCATCTACTGCTTACAATTTCTTGTTCATAAGAAAAATGGCAACGATCAAAATAGCTcacaaaataattattatttagataaatatcttaattttaaaaaaattaacaaacaaCTCAATATAACAAATTAATATAGCGAAATTACACATTTACCTTCTTTAACCTCTTTAGCTTTAGGTAAACCCTAATATTTACTTTGAGCTTGGTACAAAATAATAACTTAAGTGATCAATAATATAAAATGGTAATTTCTctctaatttaaaaaataaagacaTTATTTTCTTTGTGCTATTATTTTTTATCATGTACTCTAATTTTTCTAAGAAAAAAGTCTAACCTTTACACTAACTTTAAAAGCCACTAATAAGATAAAGAATTAATTCAAAACTACATAAACTaaagtttttttattaaaaatacgGCCTCTTGTAACCTTTAATCTATTCTTTATTTTCTTATGCTTTTACGGGAATAAGGTTTCAGCGCTAATCAACGAGCCTTGCCAGCGTCTCTTCCCACTTCTTTCACTTATTCTCTTTGTCCCTTTTTTGCTCATTTGCCTGTGCTTTCTCCTATGtttttttgcttatttttctGCTACTTTAGTAGCTTCTTTTGTAGCTGCACAAATATAGTTTTTGAAGTAGAAAGGATTAGGATATGAGAGcattatttttttatcaaatgacaacaacaacaataataataataataataataataataataataataataataataatatcaagtaGACTATAGATTTAAGCACGAGAGAGCTAAACTCTGGTTGAAGTGTGGCCAACAACACCTACATTAGCACGAAATGAAGTAATAAATATATGTGCCATCACTCAATTGGAtcgctatatatatatatattggtttcCCATATGCAAATATCATTTATTAATTAATCTATAGATTCTTCTTCACATACTATGGAAGAAGtggatatgttatgaaatatgtcaTCATCTATATAAGTGGGTCATGATGCATACACCAGTAGTTTTGTTACTAGTTGCTTTGATCGACACATTTATTTGTGAGCATAAATTTTttcaatatgtatatatatatacatataaatatatgtacatTCTCATCCATGGCAAGATCATTTTGCATAGAGATGAAAACAGTTTTCCATTAAAGTTCACCAAATGCAACGCCAAAACTCCCTGATTGTTTTCTGACATTACAAGGACTTACATGATAAAATATTGGCACAACAATTTGCCCAATGCAAGCTTAGGGCAAATATGTATAGCTTAAAGCAACCTCAAATGCCATTGGGTTAAAGGAGTTACATTGAGCTTGCATTTGAAGCTGCAAAGGGTTACATGAGTTGGATAATGATGAAATTTACAaaagaatttttttaaatttaatttaggtTGCATGGGGTTGCATTGGACTTGTATTTGAGGTTGTAGAGGGTTGCAAGAGTtgcataataattaaattaagatATAAGTTTTTAAGTTGCTATGAGTTGTATTTGGTTGCATGTGCTTACATTTGAGGTTGTAGTGTGTGTATTTTTAGATTGCATTGAACTTGCATTTGAAATTGCAATAGGTTGCATGAGTTATATAAAGAATGAAATTTGCAAATGAATTTTTAAAGTTGTTTTAGGCTGCATGAGATTGCATTGAACTTGCATTTATGGTTGTATGAGTTGCATAAGGATGTAATTAACATATGAATTTTTAAGTTgacatgtggttgcattcgtaattcatttagataactcacattaggagttgcagtgggttgcacttggactagccatgtgttgctttaggttgcatgtggttgcattcgtaattcatatggataactcacattaggagttgcagtgagttgcagtgggttgcacttggactagccatgtgttgctttaggttgcatgtggttgcattcgtaattcatttggataactcgcattaggagttgcagtgggttgcacttggactagccatgggttgctttaggttgcatgtggtcgcattcgtaattcatatggataactcatatTAGGAGTTGCACTGAGTTGCAGTAGGTTGCAATTGGACTAgacatgtgttgctttaggttgcatgtgttgggttttatgcccttaataaaaccatatttcttatgtaacacgttattattatcaataaaagaagtagaaatcgctttgtttattcaattgcattgttcgcttgttttattacatgtttattcaattaatacaaacattcataaaatcctgagcatatggatagttacaattatagtgactaggtcacagtggattatagttgtaattatatgttaaaaaagaacgagtcctagattagatcagtgcattggattttcactgattaggaaatctacgatatgatctgcttacacattaggagtgtgatgtcttgtccaaggcattgaccaagtagatatgatcggatgtatttggttacatcggactaggaccgatattgattattgattgataaataagtatcgttgttatcgaatctaatcaatatcacaacgttgaccataggttaagtcgatcttaattctgagtgataatattctgctaattatattatttaaatcttttgacttgttcgttaccagcttaccctacggtctagcccatacttacatcttggagatttagtaatgaaattgagtgggagtattattcatagatatgaaatctataacttctgtatgagaagtgaaaagatgatttccttaattgctttgttcaaaaggttaaatgattgagatctcatttctgtgattaagttcacggaaatatcatttataaggaacttagtgggagttaaggataaaatactgatgaggggtaaaacggtaattttcacccagcttgttagtaagtcatcgatagaggattaactaactgtaatggttataacaatggataacgtatttatggtttggaaaatacgttctatgaattcaagagttcaattccaagtctatagtggagtcacgaggaattaataaggtagtgaaattattcgtaaataaattcacggtaacttattggagcttgatttcatggatccatggtccccgcatcacctttgagtaaatcatctagaatgtctcaattaattgatttaattatcaattaaattttttttaaagttgactaggtcaattttagaaaatttatagagatatgagatttagagaataaaagagaatctttgggtaaatttattaatattgataaattggtgtcaatataaataaataaaaattaaatcaagtttcaaattataattagttcatttgaataaggatttagttaattaattaaaataaataaataaaatgttttgaatttaggcccaattgggatttaaattcaaaataaaagtattggacccaagtccatttgtgggagcccaaggcttttatctttttgtttattattttaattaattcaaaatttaaatttaaataaagcccattaagttgtctatataaggaatatgatatctagggtttttatagtgagtctcagttgattcattgggtaagtgaaaacctagacactctaatcctttcttagccactttctcttcttcttttctagatctatttctcatgtgttgagaaccagcccacactagttctagattgatcaaaggcttggtgaggaagactgtgttgctgatctagttcaatctcttgataatactctgctacagaaaggaatcaagagttagagagattgaaggaatgagttgttccagttccgctgcgtattcgtaagtttctacatcattgtgtttatgttaatttacgaatctaatgttcatatgtatgtcgtgttattctatgtttctattatgtgtttggaaaaataataggaagcatgcatctagatttaaattttaagatcctacaacatgtggttgcattcgtaatttatttggataactcacattaggagttgcagtgagttacacttggactagccatgggtTGCTTTAAGTTgtatgtggttgcattcgtaatttatatggataactcacattaggagttgcagtgggttgcacttggactagacATGGGTTGCCTTAGGTTGcgtgtggttgcattcgtaattcatatgtataactcacattaggagttgcagtgggttgcacttggactagccatgggttgttttaggttgcatgtggttgcattcttAAATCATATGTATAATTCACATTAGCAGTTGCAGtgagttgcacttggactagccatgagttgttttaggttgcatgtggttgcattcgtaattcatatatATAACTCACATTAacagttgcagtgggttgcacttggactagccatgggtTGCTTAATACTTACAGACACTTAAAGACCATTTCCTTAATACTtacatatttataaacaaatttatAATGTTTCTGCCAACACTACAgctctctcttttcttcttctttttctctccttATAATAAATCCCATCTTTGATCTGTTACTAGGCTATTACACTAAGACTTAAGTATGGATAAGTGGGAGAAAGAAACGAACCCATGAAGGAGAAGAACTCCATCTTTCTCTTCCTCTCTTCTAGACGTTATCTACCGTTCGATTGACGAATCAAAGGGTGGTGGTGATCACGaacaagaggaagaggaaggTAGGATTGGTTATGCTACTACTACTAGAGTAGTTATGAAGAAAAAACAGAAATAAGAGAAGGAGAAAAACAATCTGAGGCGAGCTATGATGATCGAGAATTGGGTCGAGAAACAGAGCGTTCAAAGTTCTGCGCTTTCGACTTCGGCCTGGAGCTCTTCGGCCGACTCAAGCTCCAATGCTCTGTGGTCTTCCTCCGAAACAGAGTCAACCCAAAAGTGAAGCAACCCATTTCTCCAGGGGTCGTATAGCGACCTTTATTAACTCCATTTTCAATTCGGGCAACGTTAAAAAGGCCAAAATTAAGTAAAAACTTAGTatgaaaaaaggaaaaaactaatGAACAAAACGTAAAACtgaaaatataaaattaagtaagtagtattaatgataaaaattcttcATAAAAGTGAGAAGCTTTTTTAGGGAtagtaaaaatgaaaaaaaaatacaaaatatagtAACTGTGGTAATTTTCCTAATATAAAATGGTAATTTctctataatttaaaaaataaagacaTTATTTTCTTTGTGCTATTATTTTTTATCATGTACTCTAATTTCTCTAAGAAAAAAGTCTAACCTTTACACTAACTTTAAAAGCCACTaataagattaaaaaaaacaaaaaactttaAAAGCCACTAATCAATCCAATCTCAACTCAGTATCGAAAACAAACCACACAACTAACTCATGACTAAATTCTCATAATGATTTTcagtaaaaaataataataaataatttaagaaAGAACCGACCTGGAAGTTTCGTCCGTAGATCTAGGCTCGGAAATTGATCAACTTCATCATCAACCGTCCAACCATTGACGGGGGCAACGGCACGTTGTGTCGTCCAAGCTTGTCCACGTCTTTCCGTACCAGCTGTGCACCAATATTCTCTCCTTCTATTGGCTCAAATAATGTTAAACAAAGCAAACAGACACTAATTAATTACAATTTATACGGGGCCAGAGTCGGTGATTAATAATTTACAACTAAAATTACTAAACAACCCTATAAAGCGAATAGGCGTTGCTTACTTGGCCACGTAAAGAGGGCTTGACTTCGTTCTAGTCACAAGGTTATTTTCGGTAAATTTGGAGGCCTTATCTGAATGACGAATTAGGATAAAATAATCGGCGTGTTTGATTACGTGTCCAATAAGTGTAGCGAGTACAATTGCGAAAGTTGGAGTGGCGAGTAGGTTAGAGATTAAAAAAGTGAAAATAGATATTTAGAAGATCAAAAATATCTGGCTAAGTCGTCCACGTTGGCACAATCTCTAGACCGAGGTGGAATGAGATATTGCACTTTTTCACAAAGCGTAATTAGAAAATTATTACTGagtttctctctaattttctttTCTCCCAAACACACCGCTTAATCCCCCGAATCTCACGAAAATATCTTTAAAAACTCTGAAACTCGTTACTTGTCATCTTCGAGTTCTTCTTCTTAGTCCGACCCTCCAGGTTTTCCTCTGGTTCGATCTGATTCCGAACTTGACTCTGAAACCCTAAACCAAATCTCAATACTCTCTTATataataaattgatttaatagAAAAATTGAAACGGTGACGAACAGAAGAAGTTATCTTGGGTTTTTGATATGGGTGAGGAGGTGAGGATGGGTGATTACGAAGGCGGTACAGATGATGGTGGTGCTGATGAAGAGCGGGTACTGGAATGGGAGACTGGGTTACCGAGCGTGGACGATCTAACGCCTTTGTCGCAGCCGTTGATCCCGCCGGAGCTGGCGTCAGCGTTTAGTATTTCACCGGTGCAGTATAGGTCGCTGGTCGATGTCAATCGCGCGTCGAGGGATACGTTATCTTCTCTTCGGGGTATGCAATCGCAGGCTTTCTCTTCGAATAATTTCAAGTCATTCGGTGATAGCCCTGACTCCATGGTAGTTGAGAACGACGAGAACGAGAACGAGAACGATGATGATGATAATCGGGATGGGTCTGGATCTGATTCTCGGAAATCTAGAAAAATTGACTGTGTCGAGGAGGCTGATTTTGCTCTCCCAACTGACAATCCGACCGATGACCCTTCAGCTCGGACCCTCAAGAGGCCTCGCCTTGTATGGACTCCTCAGCTTCATAAACGGTTCGTCGATGTCGTGGCACATCTGGGTATCAAGAACGCGGTTCCTAAGACCATTATGCAATTGATGAACGTGGAGGGCTTGACCCGCGAGAACGTGGCTAGCCATTTGCAGAAGTACCGGCTATACTTGAAGAGGATGCAGGGTTTATCGAACGATGATCCGTCGTCTTCTGACCAGCTCTTTTCGTCCACACCGGTACCGCAGAGCTTTAACGAATCCGGCGGGAGCGGTCACTCACATGGAAACGGGCACTTGCCGGTACCGATGCCGATTCCGTACCAGTCGATGATGTCTATGCCGGTTTTAGGAATGGCTCACGGTGGCCATGGACATATGGGCATTCCCGTTGGGGCTCCCAATGGTGCCGTGGGTTACCATGGGTTCGAGTCGCATCATCCGTACAGCATGATGCAGCAGCGAGATTGGTCTGGAAATAAGTATGGTTCGGTGGTAACTTACCCACATGTGGCTCCAAATGAGAAATAAAACTCTTTATACATTATTGACACCATAATCTGAGGTGAGTTGGTTTCCCCTTGTCATTATAGTAGTCTGATATTGCCATTTTGTGTACTTGATTGTGTATACATACATAATACATAATGGACTGAGTTTGATTTTGGGAACCAAAATCAGCCTCTcgcatgattatttatttttcatcTAATATGTGATCAAGATTATGCTTTATGAACTGAACTATTCGGTATGATTGCTTAAAATGTTGGTAGCTGGCTTCTAAAGGTTATGTCGGGTTGCAGGCTTTTTTAAACTGGTTTTATCCCACAGCATTGCTGTTTGGGAGCTATAGAAGTTTCAATCTCCTGTCTTGTTGTTCATACCGTATCTGCATCTATTTGTACTTTTACCCTTTGTAGGATAAGTTTTTCAATCTCCTGTCTTGTTCTATTTGTATTTTTACCCTTTATAGGACAAGTTTTTCTACTATTGCATGTATGTGCAGTGGTATTTAGATGAAAATGCGTTATGATTTAGCAGTAAAGGAATTACCTTTTTAAAAGCCCATTTTTAACTAGGTCAATCATTAGCTTTTGGGGGTTCCCACACTTGCTGTTCGCCTTTAATGACGAAGCTTTCTGCTGAAGGCTGCATACGAATTTCAGATGATTGATGATATGTTTTTGTCTTGATTCAGAAGTTGAGCAAGTTGGTTGAAGTTAATTCTTGGAGCTCAACTAGTAAGGTTGCTAGATTGCTAATCCTGAACTTGACAAGCATGGGAAGGGAAGGGTTCTTAGGTACTACATGAAGACACTAGAGGCATAGTCGATATGATATGGGATTACGATCCATCCttccatacatacatatatatcaaTATACTATATAAATTCTTTATAATGCAGGAGATTCACGGAGTAGTACTTCTAGTCCTCATGTTGACAGCACGTCACTAGGTCTATATTAAACTTGTTTATCAATTGATAAGTGTCATTCTCTTTTCTATTAATCAATGTATTAAACCTTCTTTCTCAGCAGCAAAGCAAATAAAAACTAAGCAAAAGTGTCAGCTGTTCTACCTTGCTGAGTTGAATGCCTTTATCAACTTGTAGCCTCTTGTCATGTACGAAATTCTTTTCAATTATATATACGTGCAAATTAGCTGATTATACTATCACTTGCCTCTCTTTTGTTGACCTGTTATGAGTTTCTGCTTTCATTGATGGTACTCTGAATTGTGATTTATATAATTCCTAGTACATTTACTAAAGATCTTATAAGAGAATAGTATAAAAATCAACATGCATATGTTCCTTCCTATGATCTTTTTATTAATCTAAAATAAACATTGTTGAATGCACTTTCGGACCATCTTTGTAAAATTTTCAGTTCTTGAGGAACTTCCTAAAAGAAGCTTTTACATTATATTGATTCAGCTGCTCCCTGATGTGGTTGTTGGAAAACTTGTAGAATCTTTGACCGCTCCCATTGTGTATAATCGAGaatctttttcaaaattttcatttttcaCTTGTCCAAAGATTTCAAATGTatactatacatatatatatatttatatatagaataCTGAAGGGTGTGCTTGTGATGTGGGTATATGTATTGATCTAAATTGACTGGTATCACTGCTCTTTTTCTGCTCGAAGCATGTGGAACTTGGGTGAACAAAGCCAATTCAGTGAATAATTCTGAGGGTTCCCTACAGTGTTTTCTTGTATTTTGCATTGAAGGTCTACAGATTCTTAAGCAAAATGGCATTGCATTTTTTATCATGCTTTCCCTCTGCCTCTGATGGTGGGTTGATAAAATCATCATGATATGGTAGTGAAACAATTTCATTTCATTGAAATACCGAGTTCAGAAAGAATAAAGAAATCTTTTGCTGGTGATTCTGGGTTTTGGAACATTTTCCAAAATATGTTCTTAATTTTAGTTAGGAACCACACTTCAGATAACTGTTAGTGTAACCACTACAAGTACATCACAAGGAGACTAGAAAGTAACTGGGGCTAGATATAGAAGAATTATAGAACATCGATGAATGGAGAACTTCGAAAATGATTCCTCGTCATGAACTTTTACTGGAGCTCTTCCCTTGATCACATTTTTTACCTGTGGATTGTTGTTGGGGGTTTTCAATTGCTAAACTTGAGTGAATGTTGAGTATGGAGGGTGAGTGAACTATTTGAAAGCTGAGTTTAGATCCATGTGTTTTTTTTCAAGTGTTTGAGTAGGTTGTGTGCTTTCTTAAGACTTCTGAATTAATGTCGTGTGCATGTCGCTTGCAGATGCTTATTGTTCCACATTATTCCGGTGGGCAGGTCATTCAAGTCCGTGAGCCCTCTACAATGTTAGTTAATCCTGAATTGCTGATATACACATAGATGTAGTGCAGCTGTAACTGTATTTATGTGATACGTGATGTTTATTGAAATAATTACCattgtatttttgttttgttttcgaaTTGTGATTATGTCATTATTTTTAATGGTCTTAACTTGCTAGATGTGTTTGAAGAAGATTTCAAACTGAAGCTTAGTTGAAAAAAAAACAGGTGCTGAACTGATTTTGTACGAGCTTTGACTGTTACAAGATCGGCATGCTACTTTTCTGCTTAAAATGTGTTGATGATGTTGGTCGGTTAAAAGTTCCGGTGGATATTTGGTTTAGCATTTATTGCTTCTAAACAATGTATTTTTCACTCGAAGCAATAAAGGAATGGACGAGACTTTAATATTGTGTTACAAAATCATCTTAAAATTGTGTGATAAAATGACCTTCATGAATAAGAACCAAGAATGACTCGACTATCGTATATCGAAATACTACATGGAATAATTCTGTACTAATTACATGTCAGGTCTCTATCCAACTGCAGCCGGGAAATTTTCTAAGCTGTTTTCTATTCATAGTCTTCTTCAACCTTGCTACATTTCCCCAGATACCTGCATCAGCATATAGATTTGACAACAGTAGTTGGTTTCCTGCACTCTCAGGCTCTAGCTCCCTCAAATGCTTAGCTGCTATTTCAGCAATATCTATATTCCCATAGTTCCTACAAGCCCCTAGTAATGCTCCCCATACAAACAAATCTGGCTCAATTGGCATTGCCTTGACCATATCATAAGCTTCAGTGAGTTTTCCTGCTCGACCGAGAAGATCAACAATGCAAGCATAATGCTCGAGTCTTGGATTGATTTTGTACTCTTTTTGCATCAAGTGGAACAGACTTTGTCCAAGATCAACCATGCCCATATGGCTACAAGCAGTGAGAACTGCAGTGAAGGTCAGGTGATCAAGTTTCTTCTCGTCTTCCTCCATCATCTGCTTGAAAAGCTCAATTGCTTCACTACAGAATCCATTATTGGCGTACCCGAAAATCATTGAGTTCCAAGTCACTGTGTTTCTTTCAGTCATCTTGAAGAACAATGCCCTGGCTTCATGTATGAATCCACATTTAGCATACATGTCAACTAAAGCACTTCTCACGAATATATTATCTTCAACTCCAATCACCATTGCATAACCATGAATCTCCTTCCCGCGCACAACGTTTGCCACAACCGAACAAGCAGACAAGAGACTACTCATAGTAGCTGACGTTGGACGTAACCCATGATCCAACATCTCCTTGAAAGTATCAAAGGCTTCATCATTTCGAAAATTCTTCACCAATCCAGATATAATTGAAGTCCAAGATACAACATCAGGTTCAATCCCTTGATCAACCATCTTCTTAAAAAGTTGGGAAACCATTACTTCATCACCCTTTTGAGAAAATCCAGCTACCAAAGTATTCCAAGTTACTATATTAGGCCTTACTGCTCCTTCTACTTGCATTTTCTCAACCAAATCTAACGCTTGTTCAGGTAATCCATGTTGAGCATAGCCCGAAACAAGAGCATTAAACGCCACCAAATCTTTTTCCACCATGGTATCGAAAACCCCACGTGCTTTCTCTACTTGTCCAGTCTTCGAGTACATATCAATGAGTGAACTATTGACAAAAATGTCATAATAAAACGAGTGTTTGAGTATCACAGCGTGTAGTTTCTCGCCTGTTCGTGAATCGGAGAGGTGACCGCAGGCCTTGAGTACGCTGGGAACGACAAATATGTTAGGCTTAATACCCATATATTGCATTTCGTTGTACACATCGAGTGCTTGTTGATGAAACCCATATCGAGCATATGCCCCGATAAGGACGATATACCGGCGAATATTTGTTTCAGGAATTTTGTCGAACACTTTCCGGGCATTGTTTAGTTTGCCACAAATAACATAAAATGCTATAAGCTTAGAAGCGAGATGGGTCCGACGGGCCAACCCGTTGATAATCAAGTGAGAGTGGAGCACTCTTCCTGAGTTCAAGTGTCGATCAGGACCGTAGATTTCGATGACCTTCGCATATGTATCAGCTGATGTCTGAAACAATTTACGGTGGATGAAGGGATTGCTCTGACGGGTTACGAGTACTGCTTGCCCTCTGATGCAACGGCGCATTGCGTAAGCAGTTTCCGGCGGTGAAAACAAAAAAGAACCCACGCTAGAATTCTGTCAGAACAAAAAAGAACTCATTTTGGCTTATTTTGA contains the following coding sequences:
- the LOC133791124 gene encoding transcription factor LUX-like, with the protein product MGEEVRMGDYEGGTDDGGADEERVLEWETGLPSVDDLTPLSQPLIPPELASAFSISPVQYRSLVDVNRASRDTLSSLRGMQSQAFSSNNFKSFGDSPDSMVVENDENENENDDDDNRDGSGSDSRKSRKIDCVEEADFALPTDNPTDDPSARTLKRPRLVWTPQLHKRFVDVVAHLGIKNAVPKTIMQLMNVEGLTRENVASHLQKYRLYLKRMQGLSNDDPSSSDQLFSSTPVPQSFNESGGSGHSHGNGHLPVPMPIPYQSMMSMPVLGMAHGGHGHMGIPVGAPNGAVGYHGFESHHPYSMMQQRDWSGNKYGSVVTYPHVAPNEK
- the LOC133791123 gene encoding pentatricopeptide repeat-containing protein At5g59600-like yields the protein MRRCIRGQAVLVTRQSNPFIHRKLFQTSADTYAKVIEIYGPDRHLNSGRVLHSHLIINGLARRTHLASKLIAFYVICGKLNNARKVFDKIPETNIRRYIVLIGAYARYGFHQQALDVYNEMQYMGIKPNIFVVPSVLKACGHLSDSRTGEKLHAVILKHSFYYDIFVNSSLIDMYSKTGQVEKARGVFDTMVEKDLVAFNALVSGYAQHGLPEQALDLVEKMQVEGAVRPNIVTWNTLVAGFSQKGDEVMVSQLFKKMVDQGIEPDVVSWTSIISGLVKNFRNDEAFDTFKEMLDHGLRPTSATMSSLLSACSVVANVVRGKEIHGYAMVIGVEDNIFVRSALVDMYAKCGFIHEARALFFKMTERNTVTWNSMIFGYANNGFCSEAIELFKQMMEEDEKKLDHLTFTAVLTACSHMGMVDLGQSLFHLMQKEYKINPRLEHYACIVDLLGRAGKLTEAYDMVKAMPIEPDLFVWGALLGACRNYGNIDIAEIAAKHLRELEPESAGNQLLLSNLYADAGIWGNVARLKKTMNRKQLRKFPGCSWIET